From Allofrancisella guangzhouensis, a single genomic window includes:
- a CDS encoding DegT/DnrJ/EryC1/StrS family aminotransferase — MIKKYPLATSTWDDKEINAINRVIEKDMYSMSDYVAQFEEDFCKYVDSKYAVMVSSGSAANLVATAALFYTKNPMLKKGDEVIVPAVSWSTTYSPLQQYGLKLKFVDIDLETLNYDLDALEFAITDKTKMIMVVNLLGNPNDFDAIDKIIGDRDIFYIEDNCESMGAKYNNKQAGTFGIMGTFSTFFSHHMATMEGGFVVTDNEELYHILLSLRAHGWTRNLPKENLICKKSDDWFEESFRFILPGYNVRPVEMSGAIGIEQLKKLPRFLEQRRKNAKLFVELFQNHKDFIIQKNIDNSSWFGFSLIIRPESNLCRKDVIKKLQDNGIECRPIVTGNFTRNEVLKYFDYTIYGELKNADYLHDNGFFVGNSQVCLEKEITYMSKILARL; from the coding sequence ATGATTAAGAAATATCCATTAGCAACATCAACCTGGGATGATAAAGAGATAAATGCTATTAATAGGGTTATTGAGAAAGATATGTATAGCATGAGTGACTATGTTGCGCAGTTTGAAGAAGATTTTTGTAAATATGTGGATAGTAAATATGCTGTGATGGTTAGCTCTGGTTCAGCCGCTAATCTTGTAGCTACAGCAGCTTTATTTTATACAAAAAATCCTATGTTAAAAAAAGGGGATGAAGTAATAGTTCCAGCAGTTTCATGGTCGACTACATATTCACCATTACAGCAGTATGGTTTAAAACTTAAGTTTGTAGATATTGACCTTGAAACATTGAATTATGATCTAGATGCTCTTGAATTCGCTATCACAGACAAAACCAAAATGATTATGGTTGTTAATCTTTTAGGGAATCCTAATGATTTTGATGCTATTGATAAAATTATTGGAGACAGAGATATCTTTTACATTGAAGATAACTGTGAGTCTATGGGGGCTAAATATAATAACAAGCAAGCCGGTACATTTGGCATTATGGGAACATTCTCAACTTTTTTCTCTCACCATATGGCGACTATGGAAGGTGGTTTTGTAGTTACAGACAATGAGGAGCTATATCATATACTGCTTTCATTAAGAGCTCATGGCTGGACTAGAAACCTTCCAAAAGAAAATCTTATTTGCAAGAAAAGTGATGACTGGTTTGAGGAATCATTTAGGTTTATCTTACCTGGCTATAATGTTAGACCAGTAGAGATGAGTGGAGCGATAGGTATTGAACAATTAAAAAAATTACCTAGATTTTTAGAACAAAGAAGAAAAAATGCTAAGCTTTTTGTAGAACTTTTTCAAAACCATAAAGACTTTATTATCCAAAAAAATATTGATAATAGCTCATGGTTTGGCTTCTCATTAATTATTAGACCTGAGTCAAATTTGTGTAGAAAAGATGTGATCAAAAAACTACAAGATAATGGTATTGAATGCAGACCTATAGTTACGGGTAATTTTACTCGAAATGAAGTTCTTAAGTATTTTGATTACACCATCTATGGGGAATTAAAAAATGCTGATTATTTGCATGATAACGGTTTTTTTGTTGGTAATAGTCAGGTTTGTTTAGAAAAAGAAATTACCTATATGTCTAAAATTTTGGCGCGGTTGTAA
- a CDS encoding transposase: protein MNQIEMISLNDLVSRNHTYRKFVSIWNFKNVAKKLKKFEKDNPYKGYGMLRLFKCLLLQFMEDLSDRELEKYLQENTAAKWFCEFTLSEKTPDHSVFNF from the coding sequence ATGAATCAAATAGAAATGATAAGTCTTAATGACTTAGTATCGAGGAATCATACCTATCGTAAGTTTGTATCGATTTGGAATTTTAAAAATGTTGCTAAGAAATTAAAGAAGTTTGAAAAAGACAACCCCTATAAAGGTTATGGAATGCTACGTTTATTTAAATGCTTACTGTTACAGTTTATGGAAGATCTTAGCGATAGAGAATTAGAGAAATATCTACAAGAAAATACCGCAGCAAAATGGTTTTGTGAATTCACGTTATCAGAAAAAACACCCGATCATAGTGTATTTAATTTTTAA
- a CDS encoding DUF1841 family protein, with amino-acid sequence MIFSQDRYQLRKIFVDSWQKFQNRQPLTAIEEQISRIIELHPEYHNQITMDNIDKDYSPEMGQINPFLHISLHLAVIEQIQTNRPPGIASIYTKLLAKYNFDEHKVQHIMIDYLAEQMWESQKYNTIPEEKVYLDKLNELLQK; translated from the coding sequence ATGATTTTTTCCCAAGATAGATATCAATTGCGTAAAATTTTTGTAGATAGTTGGCAAAAGTTTCAAAATAGACAACCTTTAACAGCTATAGAGGAGCAAATATCTAGGATTATAGAATTACACCCAGAGTATCATAACCAAATAACTATGGATAATATTGATAAAGACTACTCTCCTGAAATGGGGCAAATAAATCCATTTTTACATATTAGTTTGCATCTTGCTGTTATTGAGCAAATCCAGACTAATCGCCCACCAGGTATAGCAAGCATATATACAAAATTACTAGCTAAGTATAATTTCGATGAGCATAAAGTACAGCATATTATGATAGACTATCTAGCTGAACAGATGTGGGAATCACAAAAATATAACACCATTCCTGAGGAAAAAGTTTATCTTGATAAATTAAATGAGCT
- the grxB gene encoding glutaredoxin 2, producing MNKSENTKIYAYNHCPYCIKVRLVADLSGLDYQLEFLANDDEKAHIDRIGSKQVPFLEKSDGAFLKESEEICRYMAEIQNFEIANSSIVTIVKDFIAELAPHYRRIIYPRMPYHPKNECDFPTQSAKEYFINKKSQYIDGMDVFLRNPPKDSINEINRILLEINSYIKTPFINGDKFSWDDVNIFPIFYILTMAKDLLEIPSNIQEYIRSIENKTNIELY from the coding sequence ATGAATAAGAGTGAAAACACGAAAATCTACGCATATAACCATTGTCCTTATTGTATCAAAGTTAGGCTAGTTGCCGACCTAAGTGGATTAGACTATCAACTGGAGTTTTTAGCAAATGATGATGAAAAAGCTCATATAGATAGAATAGGCTCTAAACAGGTACCTTTTTTAGAAAAAAGTGATGGCGCTTTCTTAAAAGAAAGTGAAGAAATATGTAGATATATGGCAGAAATTCAAAATTTTGAAATAGCAAATTCAAGTATAGTTACTATTGTAAAAGACTTCATAGCGGAGTTGGCTCCGCATTACCGTAGGATTATATACCCTAGGATGCCATATCACCCTAAAAATGAGTGTGATTTTCCCACTCAAAGTGCTAAAGAATATTTTATAAATAAAAAATCACAGTATATTGATGGTATGGATGTTTTTCTAAGAAATCCACCGAAAGATTCTATCAATGAGATAAATAGGATACTTTTAGAAATAAATTCATATATAAAAACACCGTTTATAAACGGTGATAAATTTTCATGGGATGATGTAAATATTTTTCCGATATTTTATATTTTAACTATGGCAAAAGATTTGCTAGAAATTCCTAGTAATATTCAAGAATATATTCGGTCTATAGAAAATAAAACAAACATAGAGTTGTACTAA
- a CDS encoding RnfABCDGE type electron transport complex subunit B: MIVSIESIDKILPQTQCQKCTYQDCYSYAKAITNGEKHNKCITGGGKTLKELSQLLGKPEISLDESLGIVKPRAVARIDESMCIGCTKCILACPVDAIVGAKNLMHTIIESECTGCELCIEPCPMDCISLVDLAENKQPQNLLTEEYIQQKNHYRERYEFHKQRVNKTKVKQREVYKNIATAQEIDKKAYIAASLAKFRNKKKASTSDE; the protein is encoded by the coding sequence ATGATAGTGTCGATTGAAAGCATAGATAAAATTTTACCTCAAACTCAATGCCAGAAGTGTACTTACCAAGACTGTTATAGTTATGCTAAGGCTATTACAAATGGTGAGAAACATAACAAATGTATAACAGGTGGGGGAAAAACTTTAAAAGAGCTATCACAGCTTCTAGGTAAGCCAGAAATTTCTTTGGATGAAAGCTTAGGGATAGTAAAGCCACGTGCTGTAGCAAGAATAGATGAAAGTATGTGTATTGGCTGTACAAAATGTATATTGGCGTGTCCTGTAGATGCTATAGTTGGTGCGAAAAATCTCATGCATACGATCATTGAATCAGAGTGCACAGGGTGTGAGCTCTGTATTGAACCTTGTCCTATGGATTGTATTTCTTTAGTTGATCTTGCAGAAAATAAACAACCTCAAAATCTACTTACAGAAGAATATATACAACAAAAAAATCACTACCGTGAAAGATATGAGTTTCATAAGCAGAGAGTTAATAAAACAAAAGTCAAACAACGAGAAGTTTATAAAAATATAGCTACTGCCCAGGAAATAGATAAAAAAGCATACATAGCAGCATCTTTGGCAAAGTTTAGAAATAAGAAAAAAGCCTCTACTTCTGATGAATAA
- a CDS encoding alpha-1,2-fucosyltransferase, with amino-acid sequence MKIIKVLGGLGNQMFQYAFYLNHASNNNSKGASFLDISGFGKYKLHNGYELEKIFKNIDKKYASNHDFKALFGIFYYVSKVIKPAFKKSKKYIKQKELEFDPAYLKLSEGYFSGYWQSEKYFKNVEDILRHHFKFPALDIRNQEFINNLDHKNTISIHVRRGDYVNHPDYQNICTLEYYKKGINYFLENYENCHFVIFSNEITWCRKNLKISNVSYVDWNNNDDCYKDMQLMSLCNHNIIANSSFSWWGAWLNDNKHKTVISPTKWVNQNFIDPNDICPPQWTRI; translated from the coding sequence ATGAAGATAATAAAAGTTTTAGGTGGACTAGGAAACCAAATGTTTCAATATGCTTTCTATTTAAACCATGCGTCAAATAATAATTCTAAAGGAGCCTCTTTTCTAGATATTAGCGGTTTTGGTAAATATAAACTTCATAATGGCTATGAGTTAGAAAAAATTTTTAAAAATATAGATAAAAAATATGCCTCCAATCATGATTTTAAAGCGTTATTTGGTATATTTTATTACGTAAGTAAAGTAATAAAACCAGCATTCAAAAAGTCAAAAAAATATATCAAACAAAAAGAACTTGAGTTTGATCCTGCTTACCTAAAACTATCTGAAGGATATTTTAGTGGTTACTGGCAATCTGAAAAATACTTTAAAAATGTTGAAGATATATTAAGACACCATTTCAAGTTTCCTGCTTTGGATATAAGAAACCAGGAATTTATAAATAACCTTGACCATAAAAATACTATTTCTATCCATGTTAGAAGAGGTGACTATGTCAACCATCCTGACTACCAAAATATTTGCACCTTAGAATACTATAAAAAGGGCATAAATTATTTCTTAGAAAATTACGAAAACTGTCATTTTGTAATTTTTTCAAATGAAATTACCTGGTGTCGTAAAAATTTAAAGATATCTAATGTAAGCTATGTAGACTGGAACAATAATGATGATTGCTACAAAGATATGCAACTAATGAGCCTATGCAATCACAATATAATAGCAAATAGTTCATTTAGCTGGTGGGGAGCATGGCTGAATGATAACAAGCACAAGACAGTTATTTCTCCGACAAAATGGGTTAACCAAAACTTTATTGATCCAAATGATATTTGCCCACCACAGTGGACAAGAATTTAA
- a CDS encoding glycosyltransferase family 10 domain-containing protein, giving the protein MNKGKGVLYTDYNANNKIFDLNDKNVNRDNFAYFYYKLKDVFYSKGYDLSTQDINDCLTSEFVLYHNMPKRLLNKKKLDKSYLLIVEPEVVKPENYDIKKHKYFNKIFTWNDSLIDNKKYFKINFSYLFPNTINKNIQNKEKLCTLISGNKYTKHPLELYSKRIEAIRWFEKNHPEDFDLYGMKWGKFKFYSLYFNYKYNKKFSAYYPSYNGKIESKKEVLQKYKFAICYENARDIPGYITEKIFDCFFAGCVPIYWGANNVTDYIAENCFIDKRKFKTYDELYNYMTSMSDQQYLEYLDNIEKYLNSDKIKPFTVEYFAEIISREIINDMI; this is encoded by the coding sequence GTGAATAAAGGGAAAGGAGTCTTATATACTGACTATAACGCTAACAATAAAATTTTTGACCTGAATGATAAGAATGTTAATCGTGATAATTTTGCGTATTTTTATTATAAGCTTAAAGATGTTTTTTATAGTAAAGGTTATGACTTGTCTACACAAGATATAAATGACTGCTTGACATCAGAGTTTGTACTTTATCATAATATGCCTAAAAGGCTGCTTAATAAGAAAAAGCTAGATAAATCTTACCTATTGATAGTAGAACCCGAGGTAGTAAAACCAGAAAACTATGATATTAAAAAGCATAAGTATTTTAATAAAATATTTACATGGAATGATAGTCTTATTGATAATAAAAAATATTTTAAAATAAATTTTTCATATTTGTTTCCAAATACGATAAATAAAAATATACAAAACAAAGAAAAACTTTGCACATTAATCTCTGGTAATAAATATACTAAACACCCATTAGAGTTATATAGTAAAAGAATAGAAGCTATAAGATGGTTTGAAAAAAACCATCCAGAAGATTTTGATTTGTATGGAATGAAGTGGGGTAAGTTTAAATTTTATTCTTTGTATTTTAATTATAAGTATAATAAAAAATTTAGTGCTTACTATCCATCATATAATGGGAAAATAGAGTCGAAGAAAGAAGTTTTACAAAAATATAAGTTTGCCATTTGCTATGAAAATGCTAGAGATATACCTGGCTATATAACAGAAAAAATTTTTGATTGCTTTTTTGCTGGCTGCGTACCAATATATTGGGGAGCTAATAATGTCACGGATTATATTGCAGAAAATTGTTTTATAGATAAGAGAAAATTTAAAACATACGATGAGTTGTATAACTACATGACGAGCATGTCTGATCAACAATACTTAGAGTATTTAGATAATATAGAAAAATATTTAAATAGTGATAAAATTAAGCCTTTTACGGTTGAATATTTTGCTGAAATTATTTCTAGAGAAATTATTAATGATATGATTTAA
- a CDS encoding CatB-related O-acetyltransferase has protein sequence MLNKFLKKLKSNKIKSKYVHCKAGIGGHTTIMEGTVVDKHTQVGKYCYVGKYCYITKTTIGNYCSIANNVSIGQGEHDIHRISTSSLFYDNAFEELTKEDCTIGNDVWIGVDTIVQRGVTIGDGAVIGSNSTVTKNIPPFAVAVGSPAKVIKFRFEKNKSESIGNSKWWEKDLIDARKIIKDLESE, from the coding sequence ATGTTAAATAAATTTTTGAAAAAATTAAAAAGCAATAAAATCAAATCAAAGTATGTGCACTGTAAAGCTGGTATTGGTGGTCATACTACCATTATGGAAGGTACAGTTGTTGATAAGCATACTCAGGTAGGTAAATATTGCTATGTTGGTAAATATTGCTATATTACAAAAACAACAATAGGGAATTATTGTTCAATAGCAAATAATGTATCAATTGGTCAAGGAGAACATGACATTCATAGAATATCAACAAGTTCTCTGTTTTATGATAATGCATTTGAGGAACTTACTAAAGAAGATTGTACTATTGGTAATGATGTTTGGATTGGAGTTGATACTATTGTTCAAAGAGGAGTTACTATCGGAGATGGTGCAGTCATAGGTTCAAACTCTACGGTTACAAAAAATATACCTCCTTTTGCAGTTGCCGTTGGAAGCCCTGCAAAAGTAATAAAATTTAGATTTGAAAAAAATAAATCTGAGTCTATCGGTAATTCTAAATGGTGGGAAAAGGATCTTATTGATGCAAGAAAAATTATAAAGGATTTAGAAAGTGAATAA
- the nth gene encoding endonuclease III, whose amino-acid sequence MNKQKRIKIFETWKQNDPNPTTELEYTSNFELLIAVILSAQATDVSVNKATAVLYKIANTPGQIYALGEQKLAEYIKSIGLYKTKAKNVIATCKDLIEKFNSEVPDNFDDLISLAGVGRKTANVVLNTAFGKPTMAVDTHIFRLANRIPLAKGKNVNEVEKKLLDVIPKEYLKDAHHWIILHGRYICTAQKPKCRNCIIYQYCEFKDKEKYL is encoded by the coding sequence ATGAATAAACAAAAACGCATAAAGATTTTTGAAACTTGGAAACAGAATGACCCTAATCCAACTACAGAACTAGAATATACTTCTAATTTTGAATTATTAATAGCTGTAATATTGTCAGCTCAAGCAACTGATGTAAGTGTAAATAAAGCTACAGCTGTTTTATATAAAATAGCAAATACTCCTGGGCAGATATATGCTCTAGGTGAACAAAAGTTAGCTGAGTATATAAAATCAATTGGACTATACAAAACAAAAGCAAAAAATGTTATAGCGACGTGTAAAGATTTAATAGAAAAGTTTAATAGCGAAGTACCTGATAATTTTGATGATTTAATTTCTTTAGCTGGCGTTGGCAGAAAAACTGCAAATGTGGTGCTTAATACAGCTTTTGGTAAACCAACTATGGCTGTAGATACTCATATATTTAGACTTGCTAATCGTATTCCTTTAGCAAAAGGGAAAAATGTTAATGAGGTCGAAAAAAAGCTTTTAGACGTAATCCCAAAAGAGTATTTAAAAGATGCACACCATTGGATAATTTTGCATGGCAGATATATTTGTACAGCCCAAAAACCCAAATGTAGAAATTGTATAATTTATCAATATTGCGAATTTAAAGATAAGGAAAAATACTTATGA
- the gmd gene encoding GDP-mannose 4,6-dehydratase, with amino-acid sequence MSINKKVALITGITGQDGSYLAEFLLKKGYEVHGIKRRSSLFNTDRIDHLYQDPHTENLNFVLHYGDMTDSMNLTRIIANVKPDEIYNLAAMSHVHVSFEMPEYVANADATGTLRILEAVRLLGLEKKTRIYQASTSELYGKVQEIPQSETTPFYPRSPYAVAKLYAYWITINYREAYGVYACNGILFNHESPVRGETFVTRKITRAASKIALNLQEKLYLGNLDAKRDWGHAKDYVRMMWMILQADKPEDWVIATGQTTTVRDFVKLSFKYAGINLKFEKEGVDEVGVIESINFDRVKVLSLDLNHLSIGQELVCVDPRYFRPTEVDLLIGDPTKAEKKLGWNREYDLKDLVDDMMASDLKMVTKDVYLKEGGYQIMSYYE; translated from the coding sequence ATGTCAATTAATAAAAAAGTAGCACTAATAACAGGTATTACAGGTCAAGATGGTTCTTATCTGGCTGAGTTTCTTTTGAAAAAAGGTTATGAAGTACATGGGATAAAAAGAAGAAGTTCTCTCTTTAATACTGATAGGATAGATCATTTATATCAGGATCCCCATACTGAAAATCTAAACTTTGTATTACATTATGGTGATATGACTGATTCTATGAACCTAACAAGAATTATTGCCAATGTTAAACCGGATGAGATATATAATCTGGCCGCAATGAGTCATGTTCATGTTAGTTTTGAAATGCCAGAATATGTAGCTAATGCTGATGCTACAGGAACTCTTAGAATACTTGAAGCGGTAAGGCTTTTAGGACTCGAGAAAAAGACAAGAATATATCAAGCTAGCACTTCTGAATTATATGGTAAAGTGCAAGAAATTCCTCAGAGTGAAACCACACCATTTTATCCGCGCTCGCCATATGCAGTAGCAAAGTTGTATGCATATTGGATAACTATTAATTATCGTGAAGCATATGGCGTATATGCTTGTAATGGAATCTTATTTAACCATGAGTCTCCAGTAAGGGGAGAAACATTTGTTACACGTAAGATCACAAGAGCTGCTTCTAAAATAGCTTTAAATTTACAAGAAAAATTATATTTGGGTAATTTAGATGCGAAAAGAGACTGGGGGCATGCTAAAGATTATGTCAGAATGATGTGGATGATCTTGCAAGCAGATAAGCCTGAAGACTGGGTTATTGCAACAGGTCAAACAACTACAGTTAGAGATTTTGTTAAGTTATCATTTAAATACGCAGGTATCAATTTGAAGTTCGAAAAAGAAGGTGTTGATGAAGTAGGAGTTATTGAGTCTATTAACTTTGATAGAGTAAAAGTATTAAGTTTAGACCTTAACCACCTATCTATTGGTCAAGAACTTGTTTGTGTTGACCCTAGATACTTTAGACCTACAGAAGTTGATCTGTTAATTGGGGATCCTACTAAAGCTGAGAAGAAGTTGGGCTGGAATAGAGAATATGATCTTAAAGATTTAGTTGATGACATGATGGCTTCAGATTTAAAAATGGTAACTAAAGATGTATATCTTAAAGAGGGCGGTTATCAGATTATGAGCTATTATGAGTAA
- a CDS encoding GDP-L-fucose synthase family protein, which produces MKKILITGSSGMVGRNILEFHKAYEYEIISPSSRELNLLDISDVDTYIKSNKPDIIIHCAGIVGGIQANINSPVKFISQNTLMGHNIIISAFENGVRNFLNMGSSCMYPRDAKNPLKEESILKGELEPTNEGYAISKIFSTRLCEYVNKENPDYNYKTIVPCNLYGRYDSFEDNKSHMIPAVIKKVHQAKVNNIGIIEIWGDGKARREFMFAEDLANFTYYALENIDSMPQNINVGLGFDFSIDEYYQTIAEIIGFSGKFKHDLSKPVGMRQKLIDDTLLDRFGWKHKISLKDGIKRTYDYYLKEVLND; this is translated from the coding sequence ATGAAAAAAATTTTAATAACTGGATCTTCTGGTATGGTGGGGCGAAATATTTTAGAGTTCCACAAAGCATATGAATATGAGATTATTAGTCCATCAAGCCGAGAACTTAATTTATTAGATATTAGTGATGTAGATACTTATATAAAATCTAATAAGCCGGATATTATAATTCATTGTGCTGGTATAGTTGGAGGTATTCAGGCGAATATTAATAGTCCTGTTAAGTTTATCTCTCAAAATACATTAATGGGGCATAATATTATAATTTCCGCTTTTGAAAATGGGGTAAGGAACTTTCTTAACATGGGAAGTTCATGTATGTATCCCAGGGATGCTAAAAATCCATTAAAAGAGGAGAGTATTTTAAAAGGTGAGTTAGAGCCAACAAATGAAGGTTATGCAATTTCTAAAATATTTTCAACTAGGCTGTGTGAATATGTAAATAAAGAAAACCCAGATTATAACTATAAAACTATTGTTCCATGTAACTTATATGGTAGATACGATAGTTTTGAAGATAATAAGTCTCATATGATACCTGCAGTTATTAAAAAAGTTCATCAAGCAAAGGTTAATAATATAGGTATTATTGAAATATGGGGTGATGGTAAGGCCAGACGAGAGTTTATGTTTGCTGAAGATTTGGCAAATTTTACATACTATGCATTAGAAAATATAGATTCTATGCCTCAAAATATCAATGTGGGGTTAGGCTTTGATTTTAGTATTGATGAATATTATCAAACAATTGCCGAAATAATTGGTTTTTCAGGTAAATTTAAGCATGATTTATCGAAACCTGTTGGTATGAGGCAAAAGCTAATAGATGATACTTTACTTGATAGATTTGGTTGGAAGCATAAAATTTCATTAAAAGATGGTATAAAAAGAACATATGATTATTACTTAAAAGAGGTTCTAAATGATTAA
- a CDS encoding glycosyltransferase family 25 protein — MFKVFVINLAKDIERRKYIENHLNEKGLVYELIEGVYGKDFSEDEINKIADLKLSYKKMGKTISINEIGCSLSHQKIYKKIVSENLEGAFIIEDDAMFCSNINMIFTSIHINRSKFKSNCWLGLFKSYIDMKNKVFDIDKNFSVYESPRVRCTIAYYIDNLAAQNLLQYNKKIIYVADWFFGKYLNKLNLYAINEACVMPNPSFESTIGETRKKELNMLKAIYIYFRKTYKRMYYYKYNFGMLTGRYKKTQLSDELLKIKKSLNLTNARL; from the coding sequence ATGTTTAAAGTCTTTGTTATTAACCTCGCTAAAGATATTGAAAGAAGAAAATACATAGAAAATCATTTAAATGAAAAAGGTCTTGTTTATGAGCTGATAGAAGGCGTGTATGGAAAAGACTTTTCAGAGGATGAAATTAATAAAATTGCAGATCTAAAGCTCTCCTATAAAAAAATGGGGAAAACAATCTCAATTAATGAAATAGGCTGCTCATTAAGTCACCAAAAAATATATAAGAAAATCGTATCTGAAAACTTAGAGGGAGCATTTATTATAGAAGATGATGCTATGTTTTGTTCCAATATAAATATGATTTTTACTTCTATACATATTAATAGAAGTAAATTTAAAAGTAATTGTTGGTTAGGGCTGTTTAAATCATATATAGATATGAAAAATAAAGTCTTTGATATAGACAAAAATTTTAGCGTATATGAAAGTCCTAGAGTAAGGTGTACTATAGCTTACTATATAGATAATCTAGCTGCACAAAACTTACTACAGTATAATAAAAAAATCATATACGTTGCAGATTGGTTCTTTGGAAAATATTTGAATAAATTAAACCTATATGCAATAAATGAAGCATGTGTCATGCCTAACCCATCCTTCGAATCAACAATTGGCGAAACTAGAAAAAAAGAACTTAATATGTTAAAAGCTATTTATATCTACTTTAGAAAAACATACAAAAGAATGTACTATTATAAGTACAACTTTGGTATGCTAACAGGTAGATATAAGAAAACTCAACTCAGTGATGAATTATTAAAAATTAAAAAGAGCCTTAATCTTACAAATGCTAGATTGTAG
- a CDS encoding glycosyltransferase family 4 protein translates to MKNVLVIAPSLGRRFSGINSSMLAVIPEQAKLINIVGLGFNLNSNDIKTITFKQFLFGCWRDKWRIWHARRNIDMLVGIILKHIFRYKLILVFTTAGARKRSRVQKFYCSKMQAIIPVSKIAASRFDEQFEIVPHGVDIQKFHPSIPQQTNFKIGFFGRVKKTKGIGEFVDAMIEVLPENPKWIANIYGETTSKNNDLELSLKEKIKASKLEERIIFNGFVNFKEAPGCYRNLDIVVCPSYTEGFGLPALEAMASKCAVIATKAGAWSEIITNGKNGYLVDPQSSEQIAEKLDILMSDDSLREKIAQNGYDLVTSKYKIQNEAEGIQKIYDKLLTSCHTAT, encoded by the coding sequence ATGAAAAATGTTTTGGTTATAGCTCCATCACTGGGACGGCGTTTTTCTGGTATAAATTCTAGTATGCTAGCAGTAATCCCAGAGCAGGCAAAACTTATAAATATAGTAGGTTTGGGATTTAACCTTAATTCTAATGATATAAAAACAATTACATTTAAACAATTTTTATTTGGTTGCTGGCGTGATAAATGGCGGATTTGGCACGCTAGAAGAAATATTGATATGTTGGTAGGAATAATTCTAAAGCATATTTTTAGATATAAGTTAATCCTTGTTTTTACTACTGCTGGGGCTAGGAAAAGATCTAGAGTCCAAAAGTTCTATTGTAGCAAGATGCAAGCGATAATCCCTGTATCCAAAATTGCAGCATCAAGATTTGATGAGCAATTTGAAATAGTTCCTCATGGAGTAGATATCCAGAAATTTCATCCATCTATACCACAACAAACTAATTTTAAAATAGGTTTTTTTGGTAGAGTTAAAAAAACAAAGGGTATAGGAGAGTTTGTGGATGCAATGATTGAAGTTTTACCTGAAAATCCTAAGTGGATTGCAAATATATATGGTGAAACGACATCTAAGAATAATGACTTAGAATTATCTTTAAAAGAAAAGATTAAAGCTTCGAAACTTGAAGAGAGGATCATTTTCAATGGATTTGTGAATTTTAAAGAAGCACCTGGGTGTTATAGAAATCTAGATATTGTAGTATGCCCTAGTTACACAGAAGGTTTTGGTTTGCCAGCTTTAGAGGCTATGGCTTCAAAATGTGCTGTAATTGCAACTAAAGCGGGTGCTTGGTCTGAAATTATTACTAACGGGAAAAATGGTTATTTAGTTGATCCTCAATCAAGTGAACAAATAGCCGAAAAACTAGATATACTAATGAGTGATGATAGCTTAAGAGAAAAAATAGCCCAAAACGGTTATGATCTTGTAACTTCTAAATACAAGATACAAAATGAAGCTGAAGGTATCCAAAAAATATACGATAAGCTTTTGACATCTTGTCATACCGCTACTTGA